From the Desulfarculaceae bacterium genome, one window contains:
- a CDS encoding ATP-binding cassette domain-containing protein, whose protein sequence is MNAPQASQDSPALVLDGVVKTFSGGGRKVTALDGVSASVRRGLVTGLVGPDAAGKTTLMRLAAGLLLPDQGTVTALGLDVARQALEVQSSLGYMPQRFGLYEDLTVQENLDLYADLQNLAPKERPARYEELMRLTGLAPFTKRLAGDLSGGMKQKLGLACSLAQPKELLLLDEPTVGVDPLSRRELWAIIYRLVEEQGFTVLLSTAYLDEAERCQEVILMHQGKVLQAGPPSDFTTTMTGRSFLVSSPDMGKRRLQRELSQAPPVLDALIQGEGVRVVTREKGDPGLAGMAGDGEKLKVQEVAPRFEDAFVDMLGGERRDKDTAMNAPAPEEDSGEGPVIEVKDLKRRFGTFYAVDGISFAVERGEVFGLLGANGAGKSTTFRMLCGLLPASEGTLQVAGHNLRTAAAQARSKIGYMAQRFSLYGNLSVAENLRFFASIYGLKGSLKRERVGWALEEFELAELAGATSGDLPLGYKQRLALAASLMHHPRILFLDEPTSGVDPLARREFWRRINALAEHQVTVLVTTHFMEEAEYCDRVVIMDRGKLLAEGTPEQLKQEHRNQENPDPTMEDAFIELIEQSHAAKDKEQAA, encoded by the coding sequence GTGAACGCGCCGCAAGCCAGCCAGGACTCCCCGGCCCTGGTCCTGGACGGGGTGGTCAAGACCTTCTCCGGGGGCGGCCGCAAGGTCACCGCCCTGGACGGGGTCAGCGCCTCGGTGCGGCGCGGCCTGGTCACCGGCCTGGTGGGGCCGGACGCGGCGGGCAAGACCACCCTCATGCGCCTGGCCGCCGGGCTGTTACTGCCCGACCAGGGCACGGTCACCGCCCTGGGCCTGGACGTGGCCCGCCAGGCCCTGGAGGTGCAATCCTCCCTGGGCTACATGCCCCAGCGGTTCGGGCTCTACGAAGACCTCACCGTGCAGGAAAACCTCGACCTCTACGCGGACCTGCAAAACCTGGCCCCCAAGGAGCGCCCTGCCCGTTACGAGGAGCTGATGCGCCTCACCGGCCTGGCCCCCTTCACCAAGCGTCTGGCCGGCGACCTCTCCGGCGGCATGAAGCAAAAGCTGGGCCTGGCCTGCTCCCTGGCCCAACCCAAGGAGCTCTTGCTCCTGGACGAGCCCACCGTGGGGGTGGACCCCCTGTCGCGCCGCGAGCTGTGGGCCATCATCTACCGCCTGGTGGAGGAGCAGGGCTTCACGGTGCTCCTGAGCACCGCCTATCTGGACGAGGCCGAGCGCTGCCAAGAGGTGATCCTCATGCACCAGGGGAAGGTGCTCCAGGCCGGGCCGCCCAGCGACTTCACCACCACCATGACCGGCCGCAGCTTCCTGGTTTCCTCGCCGGACATGGGCAAGCGCCGCTTGCAGCGCGAGCTGTCCCAGGCCCCGCCGGTCTTGGACGCTTTGATTCAGGGCGAGGGCGTGCGGGTAGTCACGCGGGAAAAAGGCGATCCCGGCCTGGCGGGCATGGCCGGGGACGGCGAGAAGCTCAAGGTGCAGGAGGTGGCCCCGCGCTTCGAGGACGCCTTCGTGGACATGCTGGGCGGGGAGCGCCGCGACAAGGACACGGCCATGAACGCTCCCGCCCCGGAAGAGGATTCCGGCGAAGGCCCGGTGATCGAGGTCAAGGACCTGAAGCGCCGCTTTGGAACCTTCTACGCGGTGGACGGCATCAGCTTCGCGGTGGAGCGCGGCGAGGTGTTCGGCCTGCTGGGCGCCAACGGGGCGGGCAAGTCCACCACCTTCCGTATGCTCTGCGGCCTGCTGCCCGCCAGCGAGGGCACCTTGCAGGTGGCCGGGCACAACCTGCGCACCGCCGCGGCCCAGGCCCGGTCCAAGATCGGCTACATGGCCCAGCGCTTCAGCCTCTACGGCAACCTATCGGTGGCCGAGAACCTGCGCTTCTTTGCCAGCATCTACGGACTCAAGGGCTCGCTCAAGCGTGAGCGGGTGGGCTGGGCCCTGGAGGAGTTCGAGCTGGCCGAGCTGGCCGGGGCCACCAGCGGAGACCTGCCCCTGGGCTACAAGCAGCGCCTGGCCCTGGCCGCCTCGCTGATGCACCATCCCCGCATCTTGTTCCTGGACGAGCCCACCTCGGGCGTGGACCCCCTGGCCCGCCGCGAGTTCTGGCGGCGCATCAACGCCCTGGCCGAGCACCAGGTCACCGTGTTGGTGACCACCCACTTCATGGAAGAGGCCGAGTATTGCGACCGGGTGGTGATCATGGACCGGGGCAAGCTCTTGGCCGAGGGCACGCCGGAGCAGCTCAAGCAAGAGCACCGCAACCAAGAGAACCCCGACCCCACCATGGAGGACGCCTTCATCGAGCTGATCGAGCAGAGCCACGCGGCCAAGGACAAGGAGCAGGCGGCATGA
- a CDS encoding 3-isopropylmalate dehydrogenase: protein MREYDIALIPGDGVGGEITVEAEKLLRAAADKHGFKVKTQLYDWGCDRYLASSEMAPEDCLDQLEGCDGIFLGCVGDAAKVPDHISLTMLLKIRKGFDQYVNLRPIKLYPGVATPIRTATPETVDFVVVRENTEGEYSNAGGIFKAGTPDGLAMQTAIFTHKGCERVIRYAFELAAKRGKQGMVTNCTKSNALNYSMVFWDSVYAEVAKDFPAVKTDVALVDAMTMWFVKNPEYFDVVVASNLFGDIITDLGAMLQGGMGFAAGGNINPEKDYPSMFEPIHGSAPKYAGQGVVNPIASIEAVRLMLEHMGEDEAAGDMQRAVMAVLGAGQVKTRDMGGTASTAQMGDAVKEALLAD from the coding sequence ATGCGCGAGTACGACATTGCTTTGATTCCCGGCGACGGGGTGGGCGGCGAGATCACCGTGGAGGCGGAGAAGCTGCTCCGGGCAGCGGCCGACAAGCACGGCTTCAAGGTTAAAACCCAGCTTTATGACTGGGGCTGCGACCGCTATCTGGCCAGCAGCGAGATGGCCCCGGAGGACTGCCTGGACCAGCTCGAAGGCTGCGACGGCATCTTTCTGGGCTGCGTGGGCGACGCGGCCAAAGTGCCGGACCACATCTCGCTGACCATGCTGCTCAAGATTCGCAAAGGCTTCGACCAGTACGTGAACCTCAGGCCCATCAAGCTATACCCCGGCGTGGCCACGCCCATCCGCACCGCCACCCCGGAGACGGTGGACTTCGTGGTGGTGCGCGAGAACACCGAAGGCGAGTACAGCAACGCGGGCGGTATCTTCAAGGCAGGCACCCCCGACGGCCTGGCCATGCAGACCGCCATCTTCACCCACAAGGGCTGCGAGCGTGTGATCCGCTACGCCTTCGAGCTGGCCGCCAAACGCGGCAAGCAGGGCATGGTCACCAACTGCACCAAGTCCAACGCTCTGAACTACTCCATGGTCTTCTGGGATTCGGTCTACGCCGAGGTGGCCAAGGACTTCCCGGCCGTCAAGACCGACGTAGCCCTGGTTGACGCCATGACCATGTGGTTCGTGAAAAACCCGGAGTACTTCGACGTGGTGGTGGCCTCCAACCTCTTCGGCGACATCATCACCGACCTGGGGGCCATGCTCCAGGGCGGCATGGGCTTTGCCGCCGGCGGCAACATCAACCCAGAGAAGGACTACCCCTCCATGTTCGAGCCCATCCACGGCTCGGCCCCCAAATATGCGGGCCAGGGCGTGGTCAACCCCATCGCCTCCATCGAGGCGGTGCGCCTGATGCTGGAGCACATGGGCGAGGACGAGGCCGCCGGGGACATGCAGCGCGCGGTGATGGCCGTGTTGGGCGCGGGCCAAGTAAAGACCCGCGACATGGGCGGCACCGCCAGCACGGCCCAGATGGGCGACGCGGTCAAGGAGGCCCTTCTGGCCGATTAA
- the thiC gene encoding phosphomethylpyrimidine synthase ThiC — MATQVELAVQGQITPQMKEIALAEGLEPELVRARFAAGQIVAPIGSNHEHSVVGMGKGLGTKVNASIGTSTDIVDIAAEVSKAQAAEAAGADTLMELSVGGDLDQVRREVLAAVKLPVGNVPLYQAFSEATAKYGDPNKLDEDMLFELIERQCADGIAFMAVHCGINLYTIERLEKQHYRYGGLVSKGGTTMVAWMKNNQRENPLYARFDRVVEILKKYDVVLSLGNGLRAGAIHDSFDRAMVQELLINCELAQIGREMGCQMMVEGPGHVPLDQIEANIILQKRMSDDAPYYMLGPIPSDVTASYDHITAAIGAAQSARYGADLICYITPAEHLALPNEQDVIEGVKAARTAAYIGDTVKLPEKGRARDKAMSKARRDSDWDKQYELALFSQDAKAIRAERCPADSQACTMCGKFCANKGSMAVFGHLVEGTCKA; from the coding sequence ATGGCCACCCAAGTCGAACTGGCCGTTCAAGGCCAAATCACCCCTCAGATGAAAGAGATCGCCCTGGCCGAAGGCCTGGAGCCCGAACTGGTGCGCGCGCGTTTTGCCGCCGGCCAGATCGTGGCCCCCATAGGCTCCAACCATGAGCACAGCGTGGTGGGCATGGGCAAGGGCCTGGGCACCAAGGTCAACGCCTCCATCGGCACCAGCACCGACATCGTGGACATCGCCGCCGAGGTGAGCAAGGCCCAAGCCGCCGAGGCCGCCGGAGCCGACACCCTCATGGAGCTGAGCGTGGGCGGCGACCTGGACCAGGTGCGGCGCGAGGTGTTGGCCGCGGTCAAGCTGCCCGTGGGCAACGTGCCTCTGTACCAGGCCTTCAGCGAGGCCACGGCCAAGTACGGCGACCCCAACAAGCTGGACGAAGATATGCTCTTCGAGCTGATCGAGCGCCAATGCGCCGACGGCATCGCCTTCATGGCCGTGCACTGCGGCATCAACCTCTACACCATCGAGCGCCTGGAAAAGCAGCACTACCGCTACGGCGGCCTGGTGAGCAAGGGCGGCACCACCATGGTGGCCTGGATGAAGAACAACCAGCGCGAGAACCCGCTCTACGCACGCTTCGACCGGGTGGTGGAGATCCTAAAGAAGTACGACGTGGTGCTCTCTCTGGGCAACGGCCTGCGCGCCGGGGCCATCCACGACTCATTCGACCGGGCCATGGTGCAAGAGCTTCTGATCAACTGCGAGCTGGCCCAGATCGGCCGCGAGATGGGCTGCCAGATGATGGTGGAAGGCCCGGGCCACGTGCCCCTGGACCAGATCGAGGCCAACATCATCCTGCAAAAGCGCATGAGCGACGACGCGCCTTACTACATGCTGGGGCCCATCCCCAGCGATGTGACCGCCTCCTACGACCACATCACTGCGGCCATCGGCGCGGCCCAGAGCGCCCGCTACGGCGCGGACCTGATCTGCTACATCACCCCGGCCGAGCACCTGGCCCTGCCCAATGAGCAGGACGTGATCGAAGGGGTCAAGGCGGCGCGCACCGCGGCCTACATCGGCGACACGGTGAAGCTGCCCGAAAAAGGCCGCGCCCGCGACAAGGCCATGAGCAAGGCCCGCCGCGACTCGGACTGGGACAAGCAGTACGAGCTGGCTCTGTTCAGCCAGGACGCCAAGGCCATCCGGGCCGAGCGCTGCCCGGCCGACAGCCAGGCCTGCACCATGTGCGGGAAGTTCTGCGCCAACAAGGGCAGCATGGCGGTGTTCGGCCATCTGGTCGAGGGCACCTGCAAGGCCTGA
- a CDS encoding pancreas/duodenum homeobox protein 1, with translation MSPVMRNLDPEQLAQLLPTGIADEFFDALYGDAAEGAYDISLSFKGQQGPRLELELLLRQRPGKCLACNLTYGLPQVFSRHPVLNLKGVVAKVCQLAGADPAEAKWELGHTQPVSNELHAIPLYITLEG, from the coding sequence ATGAGCCCGGTGATGCGCAACCTCGACCCCGAACAACTGGCCCAGCTATTACCCACGGGCATAGCCGACGAGTTTTTCGACGCCCTGTATGGCGACGCGGCCGAGGGGGCCTATGACATCAGCCTGTCCTTCAAGGGGCAACAGGGCCCGCGTTTGGAGCTGGAGTTGTTGCTCAGGCAGCGTCCGGGCAAGTGCCTGGCCTGCAACCTCACCTACGGCCTGCCCCAGGTTTTTTCGCGCCACCCGGTGCTCAACCTCAAGGGCGTGGTGGCCAAGGTGTGCCAGCTGGCCGGAGCCGACCCGGCTGAAGCCAAGTGGGAGTTGGGCCACACCCAGCCGGTCAGCAACGAGCTGCACGCCATTCCCCTGTACATCACCCTGGAGGGATGA
- a CDS encoding MarR family winged helix-turn-helix transcriptional regulator, whose translation MNYKELQDELAAMRTNGAASCLSSAFCLDLARSCAAFNLRRASRLVTQAFDQALKPVGLKITQFSLLVSFVLSPDSNLAQLAQGLGMDRTTLSRNLRVLEKKGLVKTHSGEDRREQRVEITNKGKGAVLQAVPLWHQAQERVVGTLGKDKWDGLAKDLRTMVKGLR comes from the coding sequence ATGAACTACAAGGAGCTGCAAGACGAACTGGCCGCCATGCGCACCAACGGTGCCGCGTCGTGCCTGAGCTCCGCGTTCTGCCTGGACCTGGCCCGCAGCTGCGCGGCCTTTAACCTGCGCCGGGCCAGCCGCCTGGTAACCCAAGCCTTTGATCAAGCCCTCAAGCCGGTGGGGCTGAAGATCACTCAGTTCAGCCTGCTGGTCTCCTTTGTCTTGTCGCCGGACAGCAACCTGGCCCAGCTGGCCCAAGGCCTGGGCATGGACCGCACCACCTTGAGCCGCAACCTGCGCGTGCTGGAGAAAAAGGGCCTGGTGAAAACCCACTCCGGAGAGGACCGGCGAGAGCAGCGAGTGGAGATAACAAACAAAGGCAAGGGGGCGGTGCTCCAGGCCGTGCCCCTTTGGCACCAGGCCCAGGAGCGCGTGGTCGGCACCTTGGGCAAGGACAAATGGGACGGCCTGGCCAAGGACCTCAGGACCATGGTCAAAGGCCTTAGGTAA
- a CDS encoding ABC transporter permease encodes MSGGGWRRVRGLVRKEALQIIRDPSSIAIAFVLPAILLFIFGYGVSLDAKRVPLALVVEKSSPAASSLLADFYESPWFRPMRYDHIQAAQDAMRHRRVEGILWLRSNFASRLFTGGPAPIGLILNGVDGNTARIVGGYVEGVWSNWLVRYAAQQGKAMSLPVNVEQRIWFNPEVRSTNFLVPGLIAVIMTLIGALLTSMVVAREWERGTMEALLVTPVRLSEILLGKLVPYFCLGMGGQILSVAMAVFLFEVPLRGSLGVLMGVSALFLLAALAMGLLISTVAHSQFVAGQLAIFATFLPAFILSGFIFDIGSMPGWVQTITHVIAARYFVAVLQSVFLAGDVWPVIGLNSLALGVMAAFFFTLVRLRSRKRLD; translated from the coding sequence ATGAGCGGGGGCGGCTGGCGACGGGTGCGGGGCCTGGTGCGCAAGGAGGCCTTGCAGATCATCCGCGATCCCTCCTCCATTGCCATCGCTTTCGTGTTGCCCGCCATCCTCTTGTTCATCTTCGGCTACGGCGTGTCTCTGGACGCCAAGCGGGTGCCCCTGGCCCTGGTGGTGGAAAAGTCGTCCCCGGCCGCCTCCAGCCTGTTGGCCGACTTCTACGAGTCGCCCTGGTTCCGGCCGATGCGCTACGACCACATTCAGGCCGCCCAAGATGCCATGCGCCACCGCCGGGTGGAGGGCATCCTGTGGCTCAGAAGCAACTTCGCCTCGCGCCTGTTCACCGGCGGCCCGGCCCCCATCGGGCTGATCCTCAACGGGGTGGACGGCAACACCGCCCGCATCGTGGGGGGCTACGTGGAGGGGGTGTGGAGCAACTGGCTGGTGCGCTACGCCGCCCAGCAGGGCAAGGCCATGAGCCTGCCGGTGAACGTGGAGCAGCGCATCTGGTTCAACCCCGAGGTGCGCTCCACCAACTTTCTGGTGCCCGGACTCATCGCGGTGATTATGACCCTGATCGGCGCCCTGCTCACTTCCATGGTGGTGGCCCGCGAGTGGGAGCGCGGCACCATGGAGGCCCTGCTGGTCACACCGGTGCGTTTGAGTGAGATCCTTCTAGGCAAGCTGGTGCCCTACTTCTGCCTGGGCATGGGCGGTCAGATACTCTCGGTGGCCATGGCGGTGTTTTTGTTCGAGGTGCCGCTTAGGGGCAGCCTGGGGGTGCTCATGGGGGTCAGCGCCCTGTTCCTTTTGGCCGCGCTGGCCATGGGCCTGCTCATCTCCACGGTGGCCCACAGCCAGTTCGTGGCCGGGCAGCTGGCCATCTTCGCCACCTTTTTGCCCGCCTTCATCCTCTCGGGATTCATCTTCGACATCGGCTCCATGCCCGGCTGGGTGCAGACCATCACCCACGTCATCGCGGCGCGCTATTTCGTGGCCGTGTTACAGAGCGTGTTTTTGGCCGGGGACGTGTGGCCGGTGATCGGGCTCAACTCCCTGGCCTTGGGTGTCATGGCGGCGTTTTTCTTTACCCTGGTGCGGCTACGTAGCCGCAAGCGTCTGGACTGA
- a CDS encoding efflux RND transporter periplasmic adaptor subunit has protein sequence MPKPLKILIVLLILAAAAGGAYYYLYVRPAENKPKDQLTLYGNVDIRQVHLAFHANGRIERILVEEGDQVKSGQLVAELDPVRYQANLARTQAEVAAQDQVLARLLAGSRPQEIAEARARLAGAKANLSDATHLYKRNKELYQRKAIPAQTYDSIEARYLAAKSEVKRAAESLNLAIEGPRQQDIAAARAKLEALKAAARLAERELRDTKLYASGEGVIQQRILEPGDMASPAVPAFTVALNNPVWVRAYVPETMLGKVVPGMSASILTDSFPNKKFPGWVGYISPTAEFTPKTVQTPELRTKLVYRARIYACNPGHELRLGMPVTVVLDLKQPPKPAARGGQNPCAGK, from the coding sequence ATGCCCAAGCCGTTGAAGATCCTGATCGTGCTGCTCATTCTGGCCGCCGCGGCCGGAGGCGCCTACTACTACTTGTATGTGCGCCCGGCCGAGAACAAGCCCAAGGATCAGCTAACCCTCTACGGAAACGTGGATATTCGCCAGGTGCACCTGGCCTTCCACGCCAACGGCCGCATTGAGCGCATCCTGGTGGAAGAAGGCGACCAGGTCAAGTCGGGCCAACTGGTGGCCGAGCTGGACCCGGTGCGCTATCAGGCCAACCTGGCCCGGACCCAGGCCGAGGTGGCCGCCCAGGATCAGGTCCTGGCTCGTCTCTTGGCCGGCAGCCGGCCCCAGGAGATCGCCGAGGCCCGCGCCCGCCTGGCCGGGGCCAAGGCCAATCTCTCCGACGCCACCCACCTCTACAAGCGCAACAAAGAGCTTTACCAGCGCAAGGCCATCCCGGCCCAGACCTACGACTCCATCGAGGCGCGCTATCTGGCGGCCAAATCCGAGGTCAAGCGGGCGGCCGAGTCCCTAAACCTGGCCATCGAGGGCCCCCGCCAGCAGGACATCGCGGCCGCGCGAGCCAAGCTGGAGGCGCTCAAGGCAGCCGCGCGCCTGGCCGAGCGCGAGCTGAGAGACACCAAGCTCTACGCCAGCGGCGAGGGGGTGATCCAGCAGCGCATCCTGGAGCCCGGCGACATGGCCTCCCCGGCCGTCCCGGCCTTCACCGTGGCCCTGAACAACCCGGTGTGGGTGCGGGCCTATGTGCCCGAGACCATGCTGGGCAAGGTGGTGCCGGGCATGAGCGCGTCCATCCTCACCGACAGCTTCCCGAATAAGAAGTTCCCCGGCTGGGTGGGCTACATCTCGCCCACCGCCGAGTTCACCCCCAAGACGGTGCAGACCCCGGAGCTGCGCACCAAGCTGGTCTACCGGGCGCGCATCTACGCCTGCAACCCGGGCCACGAGCTGCGCCTGGGCATGCCGGTGACCGTGGTGCTGGATCTGAAGCAGCCGCCCAAGCCGGCCGCCCGGGGCGGGCAGAACCCCTGCGCCGGCAAATAG
- a CDS encoding ABC transporter permease → MWGRIRALVIKELLALLKDKTSRIMLIVPPLFQLLIFSYAATFELNQVPYAVYNQDAGVASRELLASFQGSPAFQLRQTLDHLGQVAPAIDAREVLMVINIPPDFTRQLMQGRPGDLQVIIDGRNSNTAMVLLNYVRTIVTNFSGKWAADHGWPKPPAELKVRTWFNPNLESRWFIVPGIVGLLTLLLSLVVTALSVARERENGTFDQLLVTPLHPAEILLGKALPGIIIGLGEGSLIMLVAVKIFQVPLLGSLAALYLGMGLFILSAVGLGLMISSISVTQQQALLGTFLFMVPAVILSGFATPIANMPEIVQQFTLLNPLRYFLVIIRSVFLEGADVELLLPLYWPMAVIGVVTLGIAGWLFRRRLY, encoded by the coding sequence ATGTGGGGACGCATCCGAGCCCTGGTAATCAAGGAGCTGCTGGCCTTGCTCAAGGACAAGACCAGCCGAATAATGCTCATCGTGCCGCCCCTGTTCCAACTTTTGATCTTCAGCTACGCGGCCACCTTCGAGCTGAACCAGGTGCCCTACGCGGTCTACAACCAGGACGCAGGGGTGGCTTCCCGCGAGTTGCTGGCCTCGTTCCAGGGCTCCCCCGCCTTCCAGCTACGCCAAACCCTGGACCACCTGGGCCAGGTGGCCCCGGCCATCGACGCCCGCGAGGTGCTGATGGTCATCAACATCCCGCCCGACTTCACCCGCCAGCTCATGCAGGGGCGGCCCGGCGACTTGCAGGTGATCATCGACGGCCGCAACTCCAACACGGCCATGGTGCTGCTGAACTACGTGCGCACCATCGTCACCAATTTCAGCGGCAAGTGGGCGGCCGACCACGGCTGGCCCAAGCCCCCGGCCGAGCTCAAGGTGCGCACCTGGTTCAACCCCAATTTGGAGAGCCGCTGGTTCATCGTGCCGGGCATCGTGGGGCTGTTGACCCTGCTGCTCTCCCTGGTGGTCACGGCCCTGTCCGTGGCCCGGGAGCGCGAGAACGGCACCTTCGACCAGTTGCTGGTCACCCCCTTGCACCCGGCGGAAATCCTCTTGGGCAAGGCCCTGCCCGGCATAATCATCGGCCTGGGCGAAGGCAGCCTGATCATGCTGGTGGCGGTGAAAATCTTCCAAGTGCCGCTGTTGGGCAGCCTGGCCGCGCTCTATCTGGGCATGGGGCTGTTCATCCTCTCGGCGGTGGGCCTGGGTCTGATGATCAGCTCCATCTCCGTGACCCAGCAGCAGGCGCTTCTGGGCACCTTCCTGTTCATGGTGCCCGCGGTGATCCTCTCGGGCTTCGCCACGCCCATTGCCAACATGCCCGAGATCGTGCAGCAGTTCACCCTGCTCAATCCCCTGCGCTATTTCCTGGTAATCATCCGGTCGGTGTTCTTGGAAGGGGCGGACGTGGAGCTTCTGCTGCCGCTCTACTGGCCCATGGCCGTGATCGGGGTGGTGACCCTGGGTATCGCGGGCTGGCTCTTTAGGCGCAGGTTGTACTAA
- the cobT gene encoding nicotinate-nucleotide--dimethylbenzimidazole phosphoribosyltransferase — MQLTEIIAHIAPIDPERLAEAHAHSMALAIPPLALGRLHELGERLCAIQGTITPSVERRVFLVMAGDHGVAAEGVSAFPQEVTGEMVKNFLAGGASINALAREAGAEVWVADLGIIPEIEAQAASGQRFISRKVERGTANLAQGPAMSRAQAEQAVLTGFELAREAVAQGAQMLGTGDMGIANTTPSTAIAAALTGKPLSGLVGRGTGLDDPGLANKHWVIERGLELNRPDPNDGLDVLAKVGGFEIGGIAGCVLAAAYHRKPVVIDGLISTAGALIAHALCPAVAGYIFAGHRSQEPAHAAMLERLGLEPILDLGMRLGEGTGAALAMQVLSGAARVMREVLTFEQAGVNQG, encoded by the coding sequence ATGCAACTGACTGAGATTATCGCGCACATTGCGCCCATCGATCCGGAGCGTTTGGCCGAGGCGCACGCGCATTCCATGGCCCTGGCCATACCGCCCCTGGCCTTGGGGCGGCTGCACGAGCTGGGCGAGCGCCTCTGCGCCATCCAGGGCACCATAACGCCCAGCGTGGAAAGGCGTGTCTTTCTGGTCATGGCCGGGGACCACGGCGTGGCTGCTGAAGGCGTGAGCGCTTTTCCCCAGGAGGTGACCGGCGAGATGGTCAAGAACTTCCTGGCCGGCGGGGCCAGCATCAACGCCCTGGCCCGCGAGGCAGGGGCCGAGGTGTGGGTGGCCGACCTGGGCATCATCCCGGAGATCGAGGCCCAGGCAGCCAGCGGACAGCGCTTCATCAGCCGCAAGGTGGAACGGGGCACGGCCAACCTGGCCCAAGGCCCGGCCATGAGCCGCGCCCAGGCCGAACAGGCGGTGCTCACCGGCTTTGAGCTGGCCAGGGAGGCGGTGGCCCAAGGCGCGCAGATGCTGGGCACCGGCGACATGGGCATCGCCAACACCACGCCTTCCACGGCCATTGCGGCCGCGCTAACCGGCAAGCCTCTCTCCGGGTTGGTGGGGCGGGGCACCGGCCTGGACGATCCCGGCCTGGCCAACAAGCACTGGGTCATCGAGCGCGGCCTGGAGCTGAACCGGCCCGACCCCAACGATGGCCTGGACGTGTTGGCCAAGGTGGGCGGCTTCGAGATCGGCGGCATCGCGGGCTGCGTTTTGGCGGCCGCCTATCACCGCAAGCCGGTGGTCATCGACGGGCTCATCTCCACCGCCGGGGCGCTCATCGCCCATGCCCTGTGCCCGGCGGTTGCGGGCTACATCTTCGCGGGCCACCGCTCCCAGGAGCCGGCCCACGCGGCCATGCTGGAGCGCTTGGGCCTGGAGCCTATCTTGGACCTGGGCATGCGCTTGGGCGAGGGCACCGGCGCGGCCCTGGCCATGCAGGTGTTGAGCGGGGCGGCCCGGGTGATGCGCGAGGTGCTCACCTTTGAGCAGGCCGGGGTCAACCAGGGCTAG
- a CDS encoding ArgE/DapE family deacylase yields the protein MEISLLSQKISAAVEQLAPELTRSLQELVRIPSVVGQEAPAQQYMERLYHGLGLEVATVLPDIEALRGHPAFLDTKAPYDGRPNLVATLPGDPARPSLILNGHIDVVSPEPVESWSRDPWSGDVEGERLYGRGAGDMKAGLMANHYALAALLNAGLRPAGTVRLMSVIDEEAGGAGGTLACLAAGHVADAMICSEPHGMNVTIAHAGVCMFRVRVVGRTAHGGLAHEGVNAFGKLIPIYQALEKLGEHRQATVHYELFERGSGRSCHLSVGTVRAGDWPSTVAGEAVMECRISFPPGETMQQVRALVRRTIEEAAQSDPWLAEHPPSIEWFGWQTEPWRQDPEHPFVRTMLQAARKISGGYVPFIGRSSGIDSRFAPYFNMVSACTGPKAGNIHGIDEYVELPSVLATCKVLALTTALWCGVRA from the coding sequence ATGGAAATCAGCTTGCTTAGTCAGAAGATCAGCGCCGCCGTGGAGCAGCTAGCCCCCGAGCTTACCCGCTCCTTGCAGGAGCTGGTGCGCATCCCCTCGGTGGTGGGCCAAGAGGCCCCGGCCCAGCAATACATGGAGCGCCTCTACCACGGACTGGGCCTGGAGGTGGCCACCGTGCTGCCCGACATCGAGGCCCTGCGCGGGCACCCGGCTTTCCTCGATACCAAGGCGCCCTACGACGGCCGCCCCAACCTGGTGGCCACCCTGCCCGGCGACCCTGCTCGACCCTCGCTCATCCTCAACGGCCATATCGACGTGGTATCGCCAGAGCCGGTGGAATCCTGGAGCCGCGACCCCTGGAGCGGAGATGTAGAGGGCGAGCGCCTCTACGGCCGGGGCGCGGGCGACATGAAGGCAGGCCTCATGGCCAACCACTACGCCTTGGCCGCGCTGCTGAACGCGGGCCTTCGTCCGGCGGGCACGGTGCGCCTGATGAGCGTCATCGACGAGGAGGCCGGCGGGGCCGGGGGCACCCTGGCCTGCCTGGCCGCGGGCCACGTTGCCGACGCCATGATCTGCTCCGAGCCCCACGGCATGAACGTGACCATCGCCCACGCCGGGGTGTGCATGTTCCGGGTGCGGGTGGTGGGGCGCACCGCCCATGGCGGCCTGGCCCACGAGGGGGTCAACGCCTTCGGCAAGCTGATCCCCATATACCAGGCCCTGGAAAAGCTGGGCGAGCACCGCCAGGCCACGGTGCACTACGAGCTGTTCGAGCGCGGCTCGGGCCGCTCCTGCCATCTCAGCGTGGGCACGGTGCGCGCGGGCGACTGGCCCTCCACCGTGGCCGGCGAAGCGGTGATGGAGTGCCGCATCAGCTTCCCGCCGGGCGAGACCATGCAGCAGGTGCGCGCCCTGGTGCGCCGCACTATCGAGGAGGCCGCCCAGAGCGACCCCTGGCTGGCCGAGCACCCGCCCAGTATCGAGTGGTTCGGCTGGCAGACCGAACCCTGGCGGCAGGACCCGGAGCACCCCTTTGTGCGGACCATGCTCCAGGCCGCCCGCAAGATCTCCGGTGGCTATGTGCCCTTCATCGGGCGCTCCTCGGGCATCGATTCGCGCTTCGCGCCCTACTTCAACATGGTCTCGGCCTGCACCGGCCCCAAGGCGGGCAACATCCACGGCATCGACGAATACGTGGAGCTGCCCAGCGTGCTGGCCACCTGCAAGGTGCTGGCCCTTACCACGGCCCTCTGGTGCGGAGTGCGGGCCTGA